A region from the Leptospirillum ferriphilum ML-04 genome encodes:
- the argS gene encoding arginine--tRNA ligase: protein MLEIWVKDVISDALRSYLQERGQGEDLATLLPKGIRLEFPKKDGFGDISTPVAMHLSAHLKTPPRKIAESLASFLSGSPLFQSVEIAGPGYLNFTYSEMSVRKTLLRILDTDSDLVFPEDEKRRVLVEFVSANPTGPLHVGHGRGAAYGDALSRILKAVGHDVTTEYYINDAGNQMEMLGRSTCLAWRKLHRAVPESEEQAFLKGATPYKGDYIREIAQELIDTPGILSPEESRAALDPEAPETLYLGTFTEYAQGRIMEGIREDLHLFDVPFDAFFSEKILHEKKNGKNSDAVTLWINRIREASMQASDPEVPDVYESEGALWLRTTVLGDDKDRVLLRSDGRLTYFAADIAYHALKIERKFDVLIDVWGADHHGYIPRMNAAVKTLSRLLDHPVEFRVALIQLVSLVRDGRPVSMSTRGGEFVTLREVLDEVGVDATRFSYLSRSHESPLEFDLNKAKERSMDNPVYYVQYAHARVKSLLRQADTRGLSLPSEWSSRDLEALREPAEKDLVKRLDRFSGVVNDVSRTMEVHPMTEYLTDLAGRYHHFYFHHRILSQEAQDRELTTARIALSIAVGRVLEKGLGLLGISAPEVM, encoded by the coding sequence GTGCTTGAAATCTGGGTAAAGGACGTCATATCCGACGCTCTCCGGTCTTACCTGCAGGAGAGGGGACAGGGGGAGGATCTTGCCACCTTGTTGCCCAAGGGAATCCGACTGGAGTTTCCCAAAAAAGACGGGTTCGGGGACATTTCTACTCCAGTTGCCATGCATCTCTCTGCACACTTGAAAACCCCTCCCCGCAAGATTGCCGAATCGCTCGCCTCTTTTCTGTCCGGTTCTCCTCTTTTCCAATCTGTCGAAATCGCCGGACCCGGTTATCTGAATTTTACCTATTCAGAGATGTCTGTCCGGAAAACTCTCCTGAGAATACTGGACACAGATTCGGACCTGGTGTTTCCGGAAGATGAAAAACGACGGGTCTTGGTGGAGTTTGTCAGCGCCAACCCCACCGGTCCCCTTCATGTCGGACATGGGCGGGGCGCCGCTTACGGGGATGCCTTGTCCCGTATTCTGAAAGCGGTTGGCCATGATGTGACAACCGAGTATTACATTAACGATGCAGGAAACCAGATGGAAATGCTGGGGCGTTCAACATGCCTTGCCTGGCGGAAGCTTCATCGCGCGGTTCCGGAATCGGAAGAACAGGCGTTCCTGAAAGGCGCAACTCCCTACAAAGGAGATTACATCCGGGAAATTGCACAGGAACTGATCGATACCCCTGGAATTCTCTCTCCCGAAGAATCGCGTGCCGCTCTGGATCCGGAAGCACCAGAGACGCTTTATCTTGGCACCTTTACAGAATATGCCCAGGGTCGGATCATGGAGGGGATACGGGAAGATCTCCATCTGTTTGACGTTCCCTTTGACGCGTTTTTTTCTGAAAAGATTCTGCATGAAAAAAAGAACGGAAAAAATTCGGATGCCGTTACCCTCTGGATAAACCGGATTCGCGAGGCTTCCATGCAGGCCAGCGACCCCGAAGTTCCGGATGTTTATGAATCAGAGGGAGCCCTCTGGCTTCGCACCACTGTCCTGGGGGACGATAAGGACCGCGTCCTTTTGCGAAGCGACGGAAGGCTGACCTACTTTGCTGCGGATATCGCCTACCACGCTCTCAAGATAGAGCGGAAATTTGACGTTCTGATCGATGTGTGGGGAGCCGATCATCATGGGTATATTCCGCGCATGAACGCGGCCGTGAAAACGCTCTCCCGTCTTCTCGATCATCCTGTTGAATTTCGTGTGGCCCTGATCCAGCTTGTCAGCCTGGTCCGTGACGGGCGTCCAGTGAGTATGTCCACACGGGGGGGGGAATTTGTCACGCTTCGGGAGGTTCTGGATGAAGTCGGAGTCGATGCGACCCGTTTTTCCTATCTGTCGCGTTCCCATGAGTCTCCTCTCGAATTTGATCTGAACAAGGCCAAAGAACGTTCCATGGACAATCCGGTTTACTACGTCCAGTATGCCCACGCCCGGGTCAAGAGCCTTCTTCGTCAAGCGGACACAAGAGGGCTGAGCCTTCCCTCCGAATGGAGTTCCCGTGACCTTGAAGCTCTTCGGGAACCGGCAGAAAAAGACCTGGTCAAACGGCTCGACCGATTTTCTGGGGTGGTCAATGATGTTTCCCGGACAATGGAAGTGCATCCCATGACGGAGTACCTGACTGATCTGGCGGGACGATACCATCACTTTTATTTTCACCACCGCATCCTTTCCCAGGAGGCCCAGGACAGGGAACTGACCACTGCCAGAATTGCCCTCTCCATCGCAGTCGGCCGGGTACTGGAGAAGGGATTGGGTCTTTTGGGAATTTCCGCCCCGGAAGTGATGTGA
- the tgt gene encoding tRNA guanosine(34) transglycosylase Tgt — MKFHLEKANPSSKARTGCIDTNNGSFETPAFMPVATRGTIRGLTAGQVREAGAGILLVNLFHLWLRPGEKIIREAGGISSFMGWNGPVLADSGGYQIYSLSGSVKIREEGAFFQSPYDGRKVFLSPEDVVSVGSGMGIDLIMVLDHLVSPDSPPDVLREARDRTLRWARRSLDVAPPDGALFGIVQGGCDTDARKWSAETLSFMTGREGQTFSGFGIGGLGIGESFEVRNRIVGETLDVLPREKPRYLMGIGYPEDLLAGIAQGVDLFDCVLPTRNGRNGMVFTSKGRLLIRNARFQEEDSPLDDGCSCAACKSYSRAYIHHLFRNGEMLGPILNTIHNLTYYLDLMQQSRIEIRQGTFNAWARQKMDSLQQTEREQS; from the coding sequence GTGAAGTTTCACCTGGAGAAAGCGAACCCGTCTTCGAAAGCCCGCACAGGGTGTATTGACACGAACAATGGATCGTTCGAGACGCCCGCTTTCATGCCGGTTGCCACCCGGGGAACGATTCGCGGTCTCACGGCCGGTCAGGTGCGTGAAGCAGGGGCAGGTATTCTTCTCGTCAACCTCTTTCATCTCTGGCTCCGTCCAGGGGAAAAGATTATCCGCGAAGCCGGCGGGATCTCGTCCTTTATGGGGTGGAATGGGCCGGTACTGGCGGACAGTGGCGGGTATCAGATCTACAGTCTTTCAGGGTCCGTGAAGATTCGCGAGGAAGGCGCCTTTTTCCAGTCTCCGTATGATGGTCGCAAGGTTTTTCTTTCTCCAGAAGACGTTGTCTCTGTCGGGTCCGGAATGGGGATCGACCTGATCATGGTGCTGGATCACCTGGTTTCTCCGGACTCTCCTCCCGATGTCTTGAGGGAAGCCAGAGACAGAACGTTGCGTTGGGCCAGACGGTCTCTGGACGTTGCGCCTCCTGATGGAGCTCTCTTTGGAATCGTTCAGGGAGGATGCGATACGGATGCCCGAAAATGGAGCGCCGAAACTCTCTCTTTCATGACGGGTCGGGAAGGGCAGACGTTTTCGGGATTCGGTATCGGTGGTCTGGGTATCGGGGAATCCTTCGAAGTCCGCAATCGAATCGTTGGAGAAACACTGGATGTCTTGCCTCGGGAAAAACCCCGCTATCTGATGGGCATCGGTTATCCGGAGGATCTTCTTGCCGGCATTGCACAGGGTGTCGACCTTTTTGACTGTGTTCTGCCGACGCGGAACGGGAGAAACGGCATGGTTTTTACCTCCAAAGGCCGTCTTCTGATTCGGAACGCCCGTTTTCAGGAAGAGGATTCTCCTTTGGACGATGGTTGTTCCTGCGCGGCCTGCAAGTCTTACAGTCGCGCTTATATTCACCACCTTTTTCGAAATGGAGAAATGCTGGGCCCCATTCTGAACACAATCCACAACCTGACGTACTATCTGGATCTGATGCAACAGTCCCGAATCGAGATCCGGCAAGGCACGTTCAACGCCTGGGCACGACAAAAAATGGATTCTCTTCAACAAACGGAAAGGGAACAATCATGA
- the yajC gene encoding preprotein translocase subunit YajC: protein MNAQPPSGGASALLNLLPILLFVVFLYLLIILPQKRRQKKHQSFLSELKEGDRVLLSGGLIGTVASLGDRTVELEVAPSVRVTVLKQTIISLASEI from the coding sequence ATGAATGCTCAACCACCTTCCGGCGGCGCATCCGCGTTGCTCAACCTTCTCCCCATCCTTCTCTTTGTCGTCTTTCTCTATCTTCTGATCATTCTGCCCCAGAAACGTCGGCAAAAAAAACATCAGTCGTTTTTGAGCGAGCTGAAAGAAGGGGATCGCGTTCTCCTGTCGGGGGGACTCATCGGAACGGTCGCTTCCCTGGGGGATCGGACAGTGGAGCTGGAGGTGGCACCCTCCGTCCGGGTCACCGTCCTGAAACAGACCATCATTTCCCTGGCATCAGAAATATAG
- the secD gene encoding protein translocase subunit SecD, with protein sequence MKRKIGFRFTLLGGAALLSFLLLLPSLPVWKDLPEGLRKVLPSGKISLGLDLKGGMSVTLQVDREKAVDGTLQEIATAMKTPAMQPSIQGATIHFPVPKGEQRETIKKRIARHYPYLTISSSDASGVTFSLSPAEQKRIRTHAMTQAMEVIRNRIDQFGVAEPLIERQGKDRILVELPGINDPERAMSLIGRTARLQFLLVDDKNPDADKILEKKAPVPPADEILFSHRTDANGQRIELPYLLVRGALMSGDLISDARVAFGQFNEPYVSLTFNSAGAKLFDTITREHVKERLAIVLDNVVYSAPVIQEEIAGGQAQITGNFTLKEAKDLSIVLRSGALPAPVHILQNVTVGPSLGKDSIRAGIRATIFAGILVLLFMAVYYRLSGMIADGALVLNLILLVGAMAALHATLTLPGIAGIILTIGMGVDSNVLIFERIREELRLGKPVRSAIDSGYDKAFLTIVDSHVTTLITALILFIFGTGPIKGFAVTLSVGIAINLFTALVGTRVVFDAMTARKKLDRLSI encoded by the coding sequence ATGAAAAGAAAAATCGGGTTTCGTTTCACTCTCCTGGGAGGGGCGGCTCTTTTGTCGTTTCTGCTCCTTCTCCCCTCGCTTCCGGTGTGGAAAGATCTTCCGGAGGGGCTCCGAAAAGTTCTTCCTTCCGGAAAAATTTCCCTCGGACTGGACCTCAAGGGAGGAATGTCCGTTACTCTTCAGGTGGACCGGGAAAAGGCCGTCGACGGAACCTTACAAGAGATCGCGACTGCGATGAAGACCCCCGCCATGCAACCCTCCATTCAGGGTGCGACGATTCATTTCCCAGTCCCGAAAGGGGAGCAGCGGGAAACAATAAAGAAACGGATTGCCCGGCACTATCCATACCTGACGATTTCCTCGTCGGATGCATCCGGAGTGACGTTTTCCCTGTCTCCCGCGGAACAGAAGCGGATCCGAACCCATGCCATGACACAGGCGATGGAGGTGATCCGAAACCGTATCGACCAATTTGGTGTGGCAGAACCTCTGATCGAGCGGCAGGGAAAGGACCGTATCCTGGTTGAATTGCCCGGTATCAACGACCCCGAACGGGCAATGTCGCTTATTGGTCGAACGGCCCGCCTGCAGTTCCTTCTCGTGGACGACAAGAATCCGGACGCAGACAAGATTCTGGAAAAGAAAGCTCCTGTGCCGCCAGCAGACGAAATTCTTTTCTCTCACCGGACGGATGCGAACGGTCAGAGAATCGAGCTCCCCTATCTTCTTGTCCGTGGGGCGCTGATGTCCGGAGACCTTATTTCGGATGCCCGGGTCGCGTTCGGCCAGTTCAACGAGCCTTATGTGTCTCTGACATTCAATTCTGCCGGCGCCAAGCTTTTTGATACGATTACCCGGGAACACGTCAAGGAGCGTCTTGCGATCGTTCTGGACAACGTCGTGTATTCGGCTCCGGTCATTCAGGAGGAGATCGCCGGCGGTCAGGCTCAGATTACCGGCAACTTTACACTGAAGGAAGCGAAAGACCTCTCCATCGTCCTCCGGTCTGGCGCCCTGCCGGCTCCCGTCCATATTCTCCAGAATGTGACGGTGGGACCGTCTCTGGGTAAAGATTCGATCCGGGCGGGGATCCGGGCGACCATTTTTGCCGGGATCCTCGTGCTCCTGTTCATGGCGGTGTATTACCGGTTGTCGGGAATGATCGCCGACGGAGCTCTTGTTCTGAACCTGATCCTTCTGGTCGGTGCGATGGCCGCTCTCCATGCGACCCTGACGCTTCCCGGGATCGCCGGTATCATTTTGACGATCGGAATGGGGGTGGACTCGAACGTTCTGATTTTCGAGCGCATCCGGGAAGAGCTGCGTCTTGGAAAGCCGGTCCGGTCCGCAATCGATTCGGGGTATGACAAGGCATTTCTCACGATTGTCGATTCGCATGTCACCACTCTGATCACGGCCCTGATTCTATTTATTTTCGGGACGGGACCGATCAAGGGGTTTGCTGTAACGCTGTCGGTTGGAATCGCGATCAATCTTTTCACGGCGCTTGTGGGAACGCGTGTTGTGTTCGATGCCATGACGGCCAGGAAAAAACTTGATCGCCTGTCCATCTAG
- the secF gene encoding protein translocase subunit SecF, with protein MIELIKNPSIDFMGKRKISLTISAVFLLLGLVALLQISRGKANLGIDFVGGTAVQVHFQKNVSLQSVRSLLEKDGFHGVQIQNIQSSSDILIRTKVEKKDGSPVSSALLKDLRSGFPGNPMTILSATEIGPTIGNELAGKAFLAILYSIFGIIVYIAFRFEFRFGVAAAISTFHNVMAVLGILYLLGVEINLLVVTALLTLAGYSLTDTVVVFDRIREQLRRATRQSMEELINQGINQVLSRTVVVSSTVVLVLVALFFFGGPVIHDFSLALLLGVVIGTFASIFVASPLLLVIPKGKKSTLVASRPAPADGVRNTNPRNG; from the coding sequence ATGATAGAGCTCATCAAGAATCCTTCCATCGACTTTATGGGAAAGCGGAAAATATCGCTGACAATTTCCGCCGTTTTCCTTCTTCTGGGCCTTGTTGCCCTCTTGCAGATCAGCCGGGGGAAGGCAAACCTCGGGATCGATTTTGTCGGGGGAACGGCTGTCCAGGTTCATTTTCAGAAAAACGTCTCCCTTCAATCTGTCCGCTCCCTTCTCGAAAAAGACGGGTTTCACGGGGTGCAGATACAGAACATTCAGTCTTCCAGCGATATTCTGATCCGGACGAAGGTTGAAAAAAAGGACGGGTCTCCCGTTTCCTCGGCCCTCCTGAAGGATCTTCGCTCCGGATTTCCGGGGAACCCGATGACGATTCTGTCCGCAACGGAAATTGGGCCCACAATCGGGAATGAGCTGGCGGGAAAAGCGTTTCTTGCCATTTTGTATTCCATTTTTGGAATCATCGTCTATATCGCTTTCCGCTTTGAGTTCCGGTTTGGCGTAGCGGCAGCGATTTCGACGTTTCATAATGTGATGGCTGTTCTGGGTATCCTTTATCTGCTCGGGGTCGAGATCAACCTTCTTGTCGTGACCGCTCTCCTGACCCTTGCGGGGTATTCCCTGACAGATACGGTCGTGGTTTTTGACCGTATCAGGGAACAGCTTCGCCGGGCCACTCGTCAGTCGATGGAGGAATTGATCAATCAGGGAATCAATCAGGTTTTGAGTCGCACAGTTGTGGTATCATCTACAGTAGTGCTGGTGCTTGTCGCGCTCTTTTTCTTCGGTGGTCCGGTGATCCATGATTTTTCCCTGGCCCTGTTATTGGGCGTTGTCATCGGTACCTTTGCCTCGATATTCGTGGCAAGTCCACTGCTTCTGGTTATTCCGAAGGGAAAGAAGTCGACTCTCGTGGCAAGCAGGCCGGCTCCTGCCGACGGGGTCCGGAACACCAACCCGAGAAACGGATAG
- a CDS encoding DHHA1 domain-containing protein — translation MDIEYESRKSKPGWLLPSVMDSDVSDLAKEIGLDPIWARFLLGRGFHWDSLDEFFFHPQPPGEESVGDIRLAQNILGDALDERAPIAIYADLDVDGITSAVMCSRFLSRRQHPHRVLLVRREEGHGVNPDRILSLPQEGFRVLIVADLGVSNLPLLQEAGRRGLASIVVDHHLLQEPWPNDMAIVHPQGRSHLTAVGCLYVLLRSLVKHPEEREMAFLAGLAVLSDRAPILHENRYFVQALLDREILEAFPGVRALLRKRVHRKIMINDYSFWVIPSLNAPGRMSDPLPAFHLLMARTSSEAERYSIQVMEMNRRRREAEWSIYEEARRQWDGTPVLFAPDWAPGVMGRIAHRLSEEFDQSVFVATLSPNGGVRGSLRLRGGITLSDILKELEGLPISGGGHPKAGGLGFPVELLETVRKVLGNILKEPSPCPEVQDSSSLEIDAFLPASYRSPSFWEGLGKLVPFGEGFPEPLFGIRNVQIERMESTNSRLVLCHFRWSHGTEKAAFRQTSNLPKPGDRVDLVMTPELVGKGDHVERHFSIRRYRSAG, via the coding sequence ATGGATATCGAATACGAAAGTCGGAAGTCGAAGCCTGGATGGCTTCTCCCTTCCGTCATGGATTCGGATGTTTCCGATCTGGCAAAGGAAATTGGCCTGGATCCGATCTGGGCTCGCTTTTTGCTGGGCCGGGGGTTTCACTGGGATTCTCTGGATGAGTTTTTTTTCCATCCGCAGCCACCGGGGGAGGAATCGGTGGGGGATATCCGTCTTGCCCAGAACATCCTTGGAGATGCGCTGGATGAGCGAGCCCCTATTGCGATTTATGCGGATCTCGATGTCGATGGTATTACTTCGGCCGTCATGTGTTCACGATTCCTGTCCCGGAGACAGCACCCCCATCGTGTGCTGCTCGTTCGGCGGGAGGAAGGCCATGGTGTCAATCCCGACCGCATTCTCTCTCTCCCGCAGGAAGGCTTCAGAGTCCTGATCGTTGCCGATCTCGGAGTCTCGAATCTTCCTCTCCTTCAGGAAGCCGGCCGAAGAGGCCTTGCTTCTATCGTTGTGGATCACCATCTTCTGCAGGAACCCTGGCCGAATGACATGGCAATCGTCCACCCCCAGGGCAGATCCCACCTGACAGCTGTCGGTTGCCTCTATGTGCTTCTCCGGTCACTGGTCAAACATCCGGAAGAACGGGAGATGGCGTTTTTGGCCGGCCTGGCGGTTCTTTCGGACAGAGCTCCCATCCTCCACGAAAACCGGTATTTCGTCCAGGCTCTGCTTGACCGTGAAATCCTGGAGGCCTTTCCGGGGGTTCGGGCCTTGCTCCGGAAACGGGTCCACCGCAAGATCATGATCAACGATTATTCCTTCTGGGTGATTCCCTCCCTGAATGCTCCCGGTCGGATGTCCGATCCTTTGCCGGCATTTCATCTGCTGATGGCCCGGACATCCTCTGAAGCCGAACGGTATTCCATTCAGGTCATGGAAATGAACCGCCGGAGAAGAGAGGCCGAGTGGAGCATCTACGAGGAAGCCCGCAGACAATGGGATGGGACCCCTGTTCTCTTTGCTCCGGACTGGGCTCCCGGCGTCATGGGCCGGATCGCCCACCGGTTGAGTGAAGAATTTGATCAGTCCGTCTTTGTTGCCACGCTGAGCCCCAATGGAGGAGTTCGTGGTTCCCTGCGTCTCAGGGGAGGAATCACATTGTCCGACATTCTGAAGGAGCTAGAGGGTCTCCCGATCTCCGGGGGGGGACATCCGAAGGCCGGCGGGCTCGGGTTTCCGGTCGAACTTCTGGAAACGGTCCGAAAGGTGCTCGGAAATATTCTGAAGGAACCCTCTCCCTGTCCGGAAGTTCAGGATTCCTCCTCGCTGGAAATCGACGCCTTTCTTCCTGCCTCCTACCGGTCGCCTTCCTTCTGGGAAGGCCTGGGAAAGCTTGTTCCGTTCGGCGAGGGATTTCCGGAGCCGCTTTTTGGCATCCGGAACGTTCAGATCGAGCGGATGGAGTCGACGAACAGCCGTCTTGTCCTCTGCCATTTCCGCTGGAGCCACGGAACCGAAAAGGCAGCCTTCAGACAGACCTCAAATCTGCCCAAGCCGGGAGACAGGGTGGACCTCGTCATGACACCGGAACTTGTCGGAAAGGGAGATCACGTTGAGCGGCATTTCTCCATCCGTCGCTACCGATCCGCAGGATAG
- a CDS encoding RelA/SpoT family protein, producing MSGISPSVATDPQDRSNTTDLSENRDHVSDSVPTIDTLISEVSVYNNGPEVTERLREAYRLAAEAHKGQYRRSGEAYVDHPLSVALILASMKVDATCLITALLHDTLEDTDLPPDLIEEKFGKKVLTLIDGVTKIGKFQYQTSKAEKQAENFRKMLLSMSEDIRVILVKLADRLHNMRTLSSLDASRQRAIAQETLEIYAPLANRLGIGWMKSELEDLSFSVLEPKTFQDLRARVSARRKERKNYINLIVQTAEEALRSNGIPGRVLGRYKHIYSIYRKMTLQEIPFDEIYDLMGIRIITDTKLNCYGILGLLHSIWKPITGRIKDFIAVPKSNMYQSLHTTVIGPEGVPVEFQIRTEEMHRVAEEGIAAHWNYKEKADTLPAEGERKVVAWLRQLVEWQKELPDNREFMDSVKVNLFPDEVYIFTPKGQVKELIHGATAIDFAYSIHTDLGNHIVGSRINGRWAPIKTVLSSGDIVEIMTSPSQTPSKDWLRYVATPRARARIRHWLKEEEDRQSAEIGKKALEAEFRKVHKSLSEFLKPPHLETVLSFSDLPVPTVENVFSRIGFGKVTPQSVLRKLFPLPFDTTVPSPSSDHEVSSSDYPIVVRGGGKDLLLGIARCCSPVPGEEIVGFVTRGRGIMIHSRDCPNLDHLSVQKERFIAATWDSETGSTFEVDLRVLMEDKPGMLAGVSAVISAKGTNITHAEVRQDRRKMAVLNFSLMVRDMTHLQSIMDEIQQFKGVIQVQRIKKATTFSKHESGKEE from the coding sequence TTGAGCGGCATTTCTCCATCCGTCGCTACCGATCCGCAGGATAGGTCCAACACGACCGATCTGTCGGAAAACCGCGACCATGTGTCGGACAGTGTTCCGACGATTGATACCCTCATATCGGAAGTCTCTGTCTACAACAACGGGCCGGAGGTCACAGAACGGCTTCGCGAAGCCTACAGACTGGCGGCAGAAGCTCACAAGGGCCAATATCGCCGTTCGGGGGAAGCCTATGTGGACCATCCTCTGAGCGTGGCTCTGATTCTGGCCAGTATGAAAGTGGACGCGACCTGCCTCATTACCGCCCTTTTGCACGACACCCTTGAGGATACAGATCTTCCCCCGGACCTCATCGAGGAAAAGTTCGGAAAAAAAGTTCTGACGCTCATCGATGGTGTGACCAAGATCGGGAAATTCCAGTATCAGACCTCCAAGGCGGAAAAGCAGGCAGAAAATTTTCGCAAGATGCTTCTTTCCATGTCAGAGGACATTCGGGTGATCCTGGTCAAGCTTGCGGACCGGTTGCACAACATGCGGACTCTTTCTTCGCTGGATGCTTCCCGGCAGCGCGCGATTGCCCAGGAAACACTTGAGATCTACGCCCCTCTGGCAAACCGGCTTGGGATCGGGTGGATGAAGTCCGAGCTCGAGGATTTGTCCTTTTCGGTGCTTGAACCGAAGACATTCCAGGACTTGCGCGCGCGGGTTTCGGCCCGGAGGAAAGAGCGGAAAAACTATATCAATCTTATTGTCCAGACTGCGGAGGAGGCGCTGCGATCGAACGGTATTCCCGGTCGGGTTCTCGGGCGATACAAGCATATCTATAGCATTTATCGAAAGATGACGTTGCAGGAGATCCCTTTCGACGAGATCTATGATCTGATGGGCATCCGGATCATCACGGATACCAAGCTGAACTGCTACGGGATTCTGGGCCTTCTCCACAGCATCTGGAAGCCTATCACCGGGCGGATCAAGGACTTTATTGCCGTCCCCAAGTCCAACATGTATCAGTCCTTGCACACCACGGTGATCGGTCCGGAAGGTGTTCCGGTGGAATTTCAGATCCGCACCGAAGAAATGCATCGTGTGGCGGAAGAGGGGATTGCCGCCCATTGGAACTACAAGGAAAAAGCGGACACCTTGCCCGCGGAAGGGGAACGGAAAGTCGTCGCCTGGCTCCGCCAGCTTGTCGAATGGCAAAAAGAGCTTCCGGACAACCGGGAGTTCATGGACTCGGTGAAAGTCAATCTTTTTCCCGATGAGGTCTATATCTTTACGCCCAAGGGGCAGGTCAAGGAATTGATTCACGGGGCGACGGCAATCGATTTCGCCTACAGTATCCACACGGATCTGGGCAACCATATCGTCGGTTCCCGGATCAATGGCCGCTGGGCTCCGATCAAGACCGTGCTGTCATCCGGGGATATCGTCGAAATCATGACCTCTCCCTCCCAGACTCCAAGCAAGGACTGGCTGCGGTATGTGGCCACCCCTCGCGCAAGAGCCCGTATCCGTCATTGGCTCAAGGAGGAAGAGGATCGCCAGAGTGCCGAGATCGGCAAGAAAGCCCTGGAAGCAGAGTTCCGAAAAGTGCACAAGTCCCTGAGCGAATTTCTGAAGCCCCCCCATCTGGAAACGGTTCTGTCCTTTTCGGATCTGCCGGTTCCGACGGTCGAGAATGTCTTTTCCCGGATCGGTTTTGGAAAAGTGACCCCCCAGAGTGTTCTGCGCAAACTGTTTCCTCTTCCGTTTGATACCACCGTGCCCTCTCCCTCTTCTGACCATGAGGTGTCTTCGTCGGACTATCCGATTGTCGTTCGCGGCGGAGGAAAGGATCTCCTGCTGGGTATTGCCCGATGCTGCAGCCCTGTGCCCGGAGAGGAAATTGTGGGCTTTGTCACACGGGGGAGGGGAATCATGATTCATTCTCGGGACTGTCCCAACCTCGATCATTTGTCCGTGCAGAAAGAAAGATTTATCGCCGCGACGTGGGATTCAGAGACCGGTTCCACATTTGAGGTCGACCTCCGGGTCCTGATGGAGGACAAACCCGGGATGCTGGCCGGAGTGTCGGCCGTCATTTCAGCAAAGGGAACCAATATCACCCACGCCGAAGTCCGACAGGACAGGCGCAAGATGGCTGTTCTCAACTTCTCCCTGATGGTGCGGGACATGACGCATTTGCAGAGCATCATGGACGAGATACAGCAATTCAAGGGGGTGATTCAGGTTCAGAGGATCAAGAAGGCCACAACATTCTCGAAACATGAATCCGGAAAGGAAGAGTAG
- a CDS encoding formate dehydrogenase accessory protein FdhE has product MALTREQQLAAHIRARPHLREIFQFQQKIEEIWHASTPDDFLPAVDLRDQTVRERHRAGRALLDRESFSRLEFSSSGTQFRKILTVMRQGGGEKEVLAQRISSYLRVSGRSEPWLIRTILSRDDAYLDQVSREMEVPGPLLMHLIKLTLRISFERLHETLRTLLGGSLDWDFPLCPVCGGSPALGQALSEGRRRYFCFFCSFSWMSRPSDGCPACGLDDPDRVNLMYKHPEENQGFLACEGCQSYIKIVDQRSENEVLNPDIQEILGIHLDMAAQEMGFRPMGQPPERFETIIRPGYDTPRP; this is encoded by the coding sequence ATGGCGCTCACCAGAGAGCAGCAACTGGCTGCCCATATCCGGGCCCGGCCCCATTTAAGGGAGATTTTTCAGTTCCAGCAGAAAATTGAGGAAATCTGGCATGCTTCGACGCCGGATGATTTTTTGCCTGCCGTGGATTTGCGTGACCAGACGGTTCGCGAACGCCACCGCGCGGGAAGGGCTCTTCTGGACCGAGAATCTTTTTCCCGCCTCGAGTTTTCCAGTTCAGGCACCCAGTTCCGGAAAATCCTCACGGTGATGCGACAGGGAGGGGGAGAAAAGGAGGTCCTTGCCCAGCGGATCTCCTCCTATCTTCGCGTGTCGGGGAGGAGCGAGCCCTGGCTCATCCGGACGATCCTGTCCCGGGATGATGCCTATCTGGACCAGGTCTCCCGGGAAATGGAGGTGCCGGGTCCCCTTCTGATGCACCTGATCAAGCTGACTCTCCGGATTTCCTTCGAGCGTCTGCATGAAACTCTTCGGACACTCCTGGGAGGAAGTCTGGACTGGGATTTCCCTCTTTGCCCTGTCTGCGGGGGATCTCCTGCCCTTGGCCAGGCGTTGTCCGAAGGACGTCGCCGCTACTTCTGTTTCTTTTGCTCCTTTTCCTGGATGTCCCGTCCATCGGATGGATGTCCTGCCTGTGGCCTTGATGATCCGGACAGGGTCAATCTCATGTACAAGCATCCGGAGGAAAATCAGGGTTTTCTGGCATGTGAAGGGTGTCAGTCCTACATCAAGATCGTGGATCAGCGCTCGGAAAATGAAGTCCTTAACCCGGATATTCAGGAAATTCTCGGTATCCATCTGGACATGGCGGCCCAGGAAATGGGTTTTCGTCCGATGGGGCAGCCACCGGAACGTTTTGAGACGATCATCCGGCCGGGGTATGATACCCCCCGGCCCTGA